In one Desulfoferula mesophila genomic region, the following are encoded:
- a CDS encoding 2-oxoacid:acceptor oxidoreductase family protein: MSRLEWQAVVAGVGGQGVLFVSRALSTAVEPKAGSILISEVHGMAQRGGAVVSHLKAGPFSGPLVSPGQADLLLALDPGEAVRNLSYLVEGGWLVVNAPDLDFLSPKARKALASFGARVLTVPAVQLAGQAGARKGANVVLLGAAAAGGALPVSMAELEAAICDGQPRARAEANRKLLALGAEAAAQV; encoded by the coding sequence ATGAGCCGGCTCGAGTGGCAGGCGGTGGTGGCCGGCGTGGGCGGCCAGGGAGTGCTGTTCGTGAGCCGGGCCTTGTCCACGGCGGTGGAACCCAAGGCGGGCTCCATCCTCATCAGCGAGGTGCACGGCATGGCCCAGCGGGGCGGGGCGGTGGTGAGCCACCTCAAGGCCGGGCCCTTCAGCGGACCTTTGGTCAGCCCCGGCCAGGCCGACCTTTTGTTGGCCCTGGACCCCGGCGAGGCGGTGCGCAACCTTAGCTACCTGGTCGAGGGGGGCTGGCTGGTGGTCAACGCCCCGGACCTGGATTTCCTCTCGCCCAAGGCCCGCAAGGCCCTGGCCTCCTTCGGGGCCCGGGTGCTCACGGTTCCGGCCGTCCAGTTGGCCGGGCAGGCGGGCGCGCGCAAGGGGGCCAACGTGGTGCTTCTGGGCGCGGCGGCGGCCGGCGGGGCCCTGCCGGTGAGCATGGCCGAGTTGGAGGCGGCCATCTGCGACGGCCAACCCCGGGCCCGGGCCGAGGCCAACCGCAAGCTGCTGGCCCTGGGGGCCGAGGCCGCGGCCCAGGTCTGA
- a CDS encoding PAS domain S-box protein, with product MFETYYLANLAFTMGYGLALIIYLGRHAPENPRTGTIQRWLIWSVFWAFFDVFISFSAITFDPATVFQFYRWLCFIFLLPIGFIGEVILVLIRPVSWRDRAWLYGFPLCFYLAALVEPQWIGVRLYGVDYGAENFNPWFQAFLVYSLVVSVILLVRLFRDAHAESDQDAKAEKKLLVAAGVATMLAQGLAQGLMAIEGAHFPSLANLAVTPIAAGIYWSASRYGKVVSPRTLYHATVQAVPVGLAHLQAHRIAWANQTLAVILGYNHPVALYGLKVKDLFRPFLVGPRASRRFLADLNEGRVQGDEVVITDSQQKQVPVLISSSLVERSDPSRGVLLVASDLTHLKSVQNRLQHSEARYRNLMEQATELIAVLQDRVCVFANSAVKDVLGWEPEEVVGHEPEMFVHPEDISSLMEAYERRISGQSHSEVLPYRIFTKDGRLKWMELATRVVDWEGRPALQVFFRDITERKKAEEERGERLNRVERQQAAIVQVAGSPPLVEGDFRGAARRITELCVQAVEVDRASIWLFDEEYARLKVSDLYEAESRKHRDGDELVVADCPTFLAALEAERAVDAGDVYLDARTADLRFSYLEPNDVGALLASAVRLRGQMVGMLCLEHTSGAYSWSEDELAFVGGLADQVTQALTNAERKKAQAALQESEERFRHLFDSISDLIYTHDEQGRLLSVNQAVVRLLGYSREELLGRPMTDFMLPEASLPFEETYLRRLNQYGQSEGVALLVGKDQSLHSVEYRNLMVAKDGVPYVSGSGREITQRLEAERELKQLQDRLIQAQKMEAVGNLASGIAHDFNNILQGVSGYVQLLAGKPQADPVSRKYLNEVDSAVGRAAELVRRLLTFGRKAGAELRPVDLNREVGQAIGLLERTIPKMITIEQELAPELMAISGDPNQLEQVLMNLVTNARDAMPEGGVLNISTINLDLDEEFCRTHPGLEPGSYVRLQVSDDGEGMDEETLSHVFEPFYTTKEVGAGTGLGLFTVYGIVESHGGYISCDSTPGRGTTFTIYLPAREEKAAVVTTQAQEGAPVKGGHETILLVDDEEAILEVVRDVLEQNGYSVLTADSGEGALELFGDSPEKVDLVILDLGMPGMGGDRCLGALLELDPALRVVVATGYAGGNKRGEVLGAGASGFITKPYRLDTLLRTVRQILDRPQGEPVAREEG from the coding sequence ATGTTCGAAACCTATTATTTGGCCAACCTCGCCTTTACCATGGGCTATGGCTTGGCCCTCATCATCTACCTGGGGCGTCACGCCCCGGAAAACCCGCGCACCGGCACCATCCAGCGTTGGCTGATCTGGTCGGTGTTCTGGGCCTTTTTCGACGTTTTCATCAGCTTTTCCGCCATCACCTTCGACCCCGCCACCGTTTTCCAGTTCTACCGATGGCTGTGCTTTATCTTCCTGCTGCCCATCGGCTTCATAGGCGAGGTTATCCTGGTGCTCATACGGCCGGTGAGTTGGCGCGACCGCGCCTGGCTCTACGGCTTTCCCCTGTGCTTTTACCTGGCCGCCCTCGTCGAGCCCCAGTGGATCGGGGTGCGCCTCTACGGCGTGGATTATGGCGCCGAAAACTTCAACCCCTGGTTCCAGGCTTTTCTGGTCTATAGCCTGGTCGTTTCCGTCATCCTGCTGGTCCGGCTGTTCCGCGATGCCCACGCGGAGAGCGACCAGGACGCCAAGGCCGAGAAAAAGCTGCTGGTGGCCGCCGGGGTGGCCACCATGCTGGCCCAGGGGCTGGCCCAGGGCCTGATGGCCATCGAGGGGGCCCATTTCCCCTCTCTGGCCAACCTGGCGGTGACGCCCATCGCGGCGGGCATCTACTGGAGCGCCAGCCGTTACGGCAAGGTGGTGAGCCCGCGCACCTTGTATCATGCCACGGTGCAGGCGGTGCCGGTGGGCCTGGCCCATCTGCAGGCCCATCGCATAGCTTGGGCCAACCAGACCCTGGCCGTTATTTTGGGCTATAACCACCCGGTGGCTCTGTACGGCCTCAAGGTGAAGGATCTGTTCCGTCCCTTTTTGGTGGGGCCTCGCGCCTCGCGCCGCTTCTTGGCCGATCTCAACGAGGGGCGGGTGCAGGGCGACGAGGTGGTGATCACCGACAGCCAGCAAAAGCAGGTGCCGGTGTTGATAAGCAGTTCGTTGGTGGAGCGCAGCGACCCCTCCCGGGGGGTGCTGTTGGTGGCCAGCGACCTGACCCACCTCAAGTCCGTGCAAAACCGGCTGCAGCACTCCGAGGCCCGCTACCGCAACCTGATGGAGCAGGCCACCGAGCTCATCGCGGTGCTGCAAGACCGGGTGTGCGTGTTCGCCAACTCGGCGGTCAAGGACGTGCTTGGTTGGGAGCCGGAGGAGGTGGTGGGCCACGAACCGGAGATGTTCGTGCACCCCGAGGACATCAGCTCCCTGATGGAGGCCTACGAGCGCCGCATCTCCGGCCAGAGCCACTCCGAGGTGCTGCCTTATCGCATCTTCACCAAGGACGGGCGGCTCAAATGGATGGAATTGGCCACCCGGGTGGTGGACTGGGAGGGGCGGCCCGCCCTGCAGGTGTTTTTCCGCGACATAACCGAGCGCAAGAAGGCTGAGGAGGAGCGCGGTGAGCGCCTGAACCGGGTGGAGCGTCAGCAGGCGGCCATAGTGCAGGTGGCCGGTTCGCCGCCGTTGGTGGAGGGCGATTTCCGGGGCGCCGCCCGACGCATCACCGAGCTGTGCGTACAGGCCGTGGAGGTCGATCGCGCCTCCATATGGCTGTTCGACGAGGAGTATGCCCGCCTCAAGGTCAGCGATCTTTACGAGGCGGAAAGCCGCAAGCACCGCGATGGGGACGAGCTGGTGGTGGCCGATTGCCCCACCTTCCTCGCCGCCCTGGAGGCCGAGCGGGCGGTGGACGCGGGCGACGTATACCTGGACGCCCGCACCGCGGACCTGCGTTTTTCCTATTTGGAGCCCAACGACGTGGGGGCCTTGCTGGCCTCGGCGGTGCGCCTGAGGGGCCAGATGGTGGGCATGTTGTGCCTGGAGCACACCAGCGGGGCCTACTCTTGGAGCGAGGACGAACTTGCCTTCGTCGGCGGGCTGGCCGACCAGGTGACCCAGGCGCTGACCAACGCCGAGCGCAAAAAGGCCCAGGCCGCCCTGCAGGAGTCGGAAGAGCGCTTCCGCCACCTGTTCGACAGCATCAGCGACTTGATCTACACCCACGATGAACAGGGGCGCCTGCTTTCGGTGAACCAGGCGGTGGTGCGCCTGCTGGGCTACAGCCGAGAGGAACTTCTGGGCCGACCCATGACCGATTTCATGCTGCCGGAGGCGAGCCTGCCTTTTGAGGAAACGTACCTGCGGCGGCTGAACCAATACGGGCAATCCGAGGGCGTGGCTTTGTTGGTGGGCAAGGACCAATCGCTGCACTCGGTGGAATACCGCAACCTCATGGTGGCCAAGGACGGGGTTCCCTACGTCAGCGGTTCGGGCCGCGAGATAACCCAGCGCCTGGAGGCCGAGCGCGAGCTCAAGCAACTGCAGGACCGCCTGATCCAGGCCCAAAAAATGGAGGCGGTGGGCAACCTGGCCAGCGGCATAGCCCACGACTTCAACAATATCCTGCAAGGGGTCAGCGGCTACGTGCAGCTTTTGGCCGGGAAGCCCCAGGCCGACCCGGTGAGCCGCAAGTACCTGAACGAGGTGGATTCGGCGGTGGGCCGGGCGGCGGAGCTGGTGCGCCGCCTGCTCACCTTCGGGCGCAAGGCCGGGGCCGAGCTCAGGCCGGTGGACCTGAACCGCGAGGTGGGCCAGGCCATTGGGCTTTTGGAGCGCACCATACCCAAGATGATCACCATCGAACAGGAATTGGCCCCCGAGCTCATGGCCATCAGCGGCGACCCCAACCAGTTGGAGCAGGTGTTGATGAACCTGGTCACCAACGCCCGCGACGCCATGCCCGAGGGCGGGGTGCTCAACATCTCCACCATCAACCTGGATCTGGACGAGGAGTTCTGCCGAACCCACCCGGGCCTGGAGCCGGGTTCCTACGTACGCCTGCAAGTGAGCGACGATGGCGAGGGCATGGACGAGGAGACGCTGAGCCACGTCTTCGAGCCCTTCTATACCACCAAGGAGGTGGGAGCGGGCACCGGGCTGGGGCTGTTCACGGTATACGGCATCGTGGAGAGCCACGGCGGCTACATTTCCTGCGACAGCACGCCCGGCCGGGGCACCACCTTCACCATCTACCTGCCCGCGCGCGAGGAAAAGGCCGCGGTGGTGACCACCCAGGCCCAGGAAGGCGCCCCGGTAAAGGGCGGCCATGAGACCATCTTGCTGGTGGACGACGAAGAGGCCATCCTGGAGGTGGTGCGCGACGTGTTGGAGCAGAACGGCTACAGCGTCTTGACCGCCGACAGTGGGGAAGGGGCCCTGGAGTTGTTCGGCGATTCGCCGGAAAAGGTGGACCTGGTGATTTTGGACCTAGGCATGCCCGGCATGGGCGGGGACCGTTGCCTGGGGGCGCTCCTGGAGCTGGACCCGGCGCTCAGAGTGGTGGTGGCCACCGGCTACGCGGGTGGCAACAAGCGCGGCGAGGTGCTCGGCGCCGGAGCCAGCGGTTTTATCACCAAGCCCTATCGCCTGGACACCCTGTTGCGCACGGTGCGCCAAATATTGGACCGGCCCCAGGGGGAGCCGGTCGCACGGGAGGAGGGTTAG
- the pspC gene encoding envelope stress response membrane protein PspC: MKIFSNLGRRGLYRSRRGVLLGVCRGLAEYFDFSVIWVRILTVIAFIITGFWPVGVLYLIMALIMKPAPATPPQTEDEEEFYHSYADSRKMALGRLKRTYDTLERRLRRLEDVVTSRDFDWDQRAGQRP; this comes from the coding sequence ATGAAAATATTTAGCAATCTCGGACGACGCGGCCTTTACCGCTCTCGGCGGGGCGTCCTGTTGGGGGTGTGTCGAGGCCTGGCGGAGTATTTCGATTTTTCGGTGATCTGGGTGCGTATCCTGACGGTGATCGCCTTCATCATCACCGGTTTCTGGCCGGTGGGAGTGCTCTACCTCATCATGGCCCTGATCATGAAACCGGCCCCGGCCACGCCCCCCCAGACCGAGGACGAGGAAGAGTTCTATCACTCCTACGCCGACAGCCGCAAGATGGCCCTGGGCCGCCTGAAGCGCACCTACGACACCCTGGAGCGCCGCCTGCGCCGTCTGGAAGACGTGGTCACCTCCCGGGATTTCGACTGGGACCAAAGGGCCGGGCAGCGCCCCTGA
- a CDS encoding PspA/IM30 family protein has protein sequence MGVFNRMRDIISSNINAMLDRAEDPQKLIRLMIVEMEDTLAEVKAACAGAMAQRAKMQREMDALSQRVTAWSDKAQLAVDKGREDLAREALVARREFRTRENELEHELVAQQALVEQYHADIAQLEQKLAAVREKQRILVERHKLARHSKKARGNAARADSAEVLMRFEQFENRVERLEAEAELAGMSRRPDLEQEFDRLAGDEEIEAELRALKGIKQETTPNPEQA, from the coding sequence ATGGGCGTTTTCAACCGGATGCGTGATATCATAAGTTCAAACATCAACGCCATGCTGGACCGGGCCGAGGATCCCCAAAAGCTCATCCGGCTGATGATCGTGGAGATGGAAGACACCCTGGCCGAGGTCAAGGCGGCCTGCGCCGGGGCCATGGCCCAGAGGGCCAAGATGCAGCGGGAGATGGACGCCCTTTCCCAGCGCGTGACCGCCTGGAGCGACAAGGCCCAGTTGGCCGTGGACAAGGGCCGCGAGGACCTGGCCCGCGAGGCGCTGGTGGCCCGGCGGGAGTTCCGCACCAGGGAAAACGAGCTGGAGCACGAGTTGGTCGCCCAGCAGGCCCTGGTGGAGCAGTACCACGCGGACATCGCCCAGTTGGAGCAAAAGCTGGCTGCGGTGCGCGAAAAGCAGCGCATCCTGGTGGAGCGGCACAAGCTGGCCCGCCACAGCAAAAAGGCCAGGGGCAACGCCGCCCGAGCCGACTCGGCCGAAGTGCTCATGCGTTTCGAGCAATTCGAAAACCGGGTGGAGCGCCTGGAGGCCGAGGCCGAGCTGGCCGGCATGAGCCGCCGCCCCGACCTGGAGCAAGAGTTTGATCGCCTGGCCGGCGACGAGGAAATCGAAGCGGAGCTTCGCGCCCTCAAGGGGATCAAGCAGGAGACAACCCCCAACCCGGAGCAGGCTTGA
- the pspF gene encoding phage shock protein operon transcriptional activator, translating to MEAASHSAPPGEALGQSENFLAFQEALSRAARVERPVLIIGERGTGKELAAARLHYLSPRWGEPLVALNCAALAPSLIESELFGHEAGAFTGAGPRRLGRFETAHRGTLFLDEIGNIPLTVQEKILRTVEYNSFERVGGSRPVEVDVRIVGATNADLPALARAGRFKQDLLDRLSFEVLTLPPLRQRRGDAELLAEHFALRMAREMGWDAAPGFSPAAREQLGAHPWPGNVRQLKNVVERAVYRSGRQEITSFDFDPFASPFAPPPQVEPPLAPRPAAAAAAEPPRPFKEAVAAYERRLLRQALEDARFNQRRAAELLGLTYHQLRGLLRKYGPDQSL from the coding sequence ATGGAAGCTGCCAGCCATAGCGCGCCGCCGGGCGAGGCCCTGGGCCAGAGCGAAAACTTCCTGGCCTTTCAGGAGGCCCTGTCCCGGGCGGCCAGAGTGGAGCGGCCGGTGCTGATCATCGGCGAACGGGGCACCGGCAAGGAGCTGGCCGCCGCCCGCCTGCACTACCTTTCCCCCCGGTGGGGCGAGCCCCTGGTGGCCCTCAACTGCGCGGCGCTGGCCCCTTCGCTCATCGAATCGGAGCTGTTCGGGCACGAGGCCGGGGCCTTCACCGGGGCGGGGCCGCGCCGCCTGGGGCGCTTCGAGACCGCCCACCGGGGCACCCTGTTCCTGGACGAGATCGGCAACATCCCCCTCACCGTGCAAGAGAAGATCCTGCGCACCGTGGAGTACAACAGCTTCGAGCGGGTGGGAGGCAGCCGGCCGGTGGAGGTGGACGTACGCATCGTGGGGGCCACCAACGCCGACCTGCCGGCCCTGGCCCGGGCCGGCCGCTTCAAGCAGGATCTGTTGGACCGCCTTTCCTTTGAGGTGCTCACCCTGCCGCCGCTGCGGCAGCGCCGGGGCGACGCGGAGCTTTTGGCCGAGCACTTCGCCCTGCGCATGGCCCGGGAGATGGGCTGGGACGCGGCGCCGGGGTTTTCCCCGGCCGCGCGGGAGCAGTTGGGCGCCCATCCCTGGCCGGGCAACGTGCGCCAGCTCAAGAACGTGGTGGAACGGGCGGTGTACCGCTCCGGGCGCCAAGAGATAACCTCCTTTGACTTCGATCCCTTTGCCTCGCCCTTCGCCCCGCCGCCCCAGGTAGAGCCCCCCCTGGCCCCCCGCCCGGCCGCGGCCGCCGCGGCCGAACCGCCGCGGCCGTTCAAGGAGGCGGTGGCCGCCTACGAGCGCCGCCTGCTGCGCCAGGCCCTGGAAGACGCCCGCTTCAACCAGCGCCGGGCGGCCGAGCTTTTGGGCCTCACCTATCACCAGCTGCGCGGTCTGTTGCGAAAATACGGGCCTGACCAAAGCCTTTGA
- a CDS encoding NAD-dependent succinate-semialdehyde dehydrogenase has product MKLQHPELFRQKCYVNGAWVASAGGEVLSVDNPATGEQLGTVPSLSAEETRAAIQAASEAWPAWRDLTALQRGACLHRWAQLIADHARDLGVILTSEQGKPLPEALGEIKSGQDAITWFAEEGRRAYGEVIPPPSPDRRPLTIRQPVGVVGAVTPWNFPMSMIARKVSPAPAAGCTIVLKPASATPFSALALAVLAHEAGIPAGVFNVVTGKASVVGGELTASPLVRKFTFTGSTEVGKTLMAQCAQTVKNISLELGGNAPFIVFDDADLDKAIAGALASKYRNTGQTCICVNRFLVQEGIHDAFVERLTREVSAMRVGNGLEEGVRQGPLVDQQGLEKVEALVEASVAQGARVAVGGGRHDLGGNFYQPTVLVDLTPDMPILRREIFGPVATVVRFATEEEAIALANDTEYGLASYMYTNDLGRFWRVAEALESGLVGVNETGLASAESPFGGYKQSGLGREGGRQGLDSFLETKYVLVGGLA; this is encoded by the coding sequence ATGAAGTTGCAGCATCCTGAATTGTTCCGACAAAAATGCTATGTGAACGGCGCCTGGGTGGCCAGCGCCGGGGGCGAGGTCTTAAGCGTGGACAACCCGGCCACCGGCGAGCAACTGGGCACGGTGCCGTCTTTGAGCGCCGAGGAAACCCGTGCCGCCATCCAGGCCGCCTCCGAGGCCTGGCCCGCCTGGCGAGACCTCACGGCGTTGCAGCGGGGCGCCTGCCTGCACCGCTGGGCCCAGCTTATTGCAGACCACGCCCGGGACCTGGGCGTCATCCTCACCAGCGAACAGGGCAAGCCCTTGCCCGAGGCCCTGGGGGAGATTAAGTCCGGCCAGGACGCCATCACCTGGTTCGCCGAGGAAGGCCGCCGGGCCTACGGCGAGGTGATCCCGCCTCCCTCCCCGGACCGGCGGCCCCTCACCATCCGCCAGCCGGTGGGAGTGGTGGGCGCGGTCACTCCCTGGAACTTCCCCATGTCCATGATCGCCCGCAAGGTCAGCCCGGCCCCGGCCGCCGGGTGCACCATAGTGCTCAAGCCGGCCAGCGCCACCCCCTTCTCGGCCCTGGCCCTGGCCGTGCTGGCCCATGAGGCTGGCATCCCCGCCGGGGTGTTCAACGTGGTCACCGGCAAGGCCTCGGTGGTGGGCGGCGAGCTTACCGCCAGCCCCCTGGTGCGCAAGTTCACCTTCACCGGCTCCACCGAGGTGGGCAAGACCCTCATGGCCCAATGCGCCCAGACGGTGAAGAACATCTCCCTGGAGCTGGGCGGCAACGCTCCCTTCATCGTGTTCGACGACGCGGACCTGGACAAGGCCATCGCCGGTGCCCTGGCCAGCAAGTACCGCAACACCGGCCAGACCTGCATCTGCGTGAACCGCTTCCTGGTGCAAGAGGGCATCCACGACGCCTTTGTGGAGCGCCTGACCCGGGAGGTGAGCGCCATGCGGGTGGGCAACGGCCTGGAGGAGGGGGTGCGCCAAGGCCCCCTGGTGGACCAACAGGGCCTGGAAAAAGTGGAGGCCCTGGTCGAGGCCAGCGTGGCCCAGGGGGCCCGGGTGGCGGTGGGCGGCGGCCGCCACGATTTGGGCGGCAACTTCTACCAGCCCACGGTATTGGTGGACCTGACCCCGGACATGCCCATCCTGCGCCGAGAGATCTTCGGCCCGGTGGCCACGGTGGTGCGCTTTGCCACCGAAGAGGAGGCCATCGCCCTGGCCAACGACACCGAATACGGCCTGGCCTCCTACATGTACACCAACGACCTGGGGCGCTTCTGGCGGGTGGCCGAGGCCCTGGAGTCCGGCCTGGTGGGGGTCAACGAAACCGGCCTGGCCTCGGCCGAGTCTCCCTTCGGGGGCTACAAGCAGAGCGGCCTGGGCCGGGAAGGCGGCCGCCAGGGCTTGGACAGCTTTTTGGAGACCAAGTACGTCCTGGTGGGCGGCCTGGCCTGA
- a CDS encoding DUF2461 domain-containing protein, with product MAEPDKFQGFTPQAIKFWRDLTRHNNRAWFEEHKALYEREVLVPSRALVSAMGGLLKKLAPLVIAEPKVNRSLFRIYRDVRFSKDKSPYKSHLGLWWWEGPGPRMECSGFYFQLEPPKVMLAVGMHRFPKFLLPAYRQAVADDKLGRALERAVKKVRKAGYEVGGQGYKRVPRGFDPEHPRGDLLRHDALWAAYETDIPEEIHTADFPAWCLPHFRAMAPLHQWLLELTVREFI from the coding sequence GTGGCCGAGCCGGACAAGTTCCAGGGTTTCACCCCCCAAGCGATAAAATTTTGGCGGGACCTGACCCGGCACAACAACCGGGCCTGGTTCGAGGAACACAAGGCCCTGTACGAGCGCGAGGTGCTGGTGCCCAGCCGGGCCCTGGTGAGCGCCATGGGCGGGCTCCTCAAGAAGCTGGCCCCCCTGGTGATCGCCGAGCCCAAGGTGAACCGGAGCCTGTTCCGCATCTACCGCGACGTGCGCTTCAGCAAGGACAAAAGCCCCTACAAGAGCCACCTGGGCCTGTGGTGGTGGGAGGGGCCGGGGCCGCGCATGGAATGCTCGGGCTTTTATTTCCAGCTAGAGCCGCCCAAAGTGATGCTGGCGGTGGGCATGCACCGTTTTCCCAAGTTCCTGTTGCCCGCCTACCGTCAGGCGGTGGCCGACGACAAGCTGGGCCGGGCCCTGGAGCGCGCGGTCAAAAAGGTGCGCAAGGCGGGCTACGAGGTGGGGGGCCAGGGATACAAAAGGGTGCCCCGGGGGTTCGACCCGGAGCACCCCAGAGGCGATTTGCTCAGGCACGACGCCCTGTGGGCCGCCTACGAGACGGACATCCCGGAGGAGATCCACACCGCCGACTTTCCGGCCTGGTGTTTGCCCCATTTCCGGGCCATGGCTCCCCTGCACCAGTGGCTCCTGGAGCTCACGGTGCGCGAATTCATCTAG
- a CDS encoding CBS domain-containing protein produces MKIRNWMTPNPLTVTPETLLMDAKKLMATNNIRRLPVVDKKGRLVGLLTRHLIIEAMPSGATTLSVHELHYLLEKLTVGEVMQKDPLTVGPDDLVQNVILLGHQKGIGAFPVVEGDKLMGIVTESEIFNAVMGLIAPREGTSLIVLQDVQLSKEVGATSRIASVIEKRGVPVEAIFTMPHRTRAGNNVYIRARTPHAANLMADLDAAGFRVVPIPA; encoded by the coding sequence ATGAAGATCAGGAATTGGATGACGCCCAATCCGTTGACGGTAACCCCGGAAACCCTATTGATGGATGCCAAGAAGCTGATGGCCACCAACAACATCCGCCGCCTACCGGTGGTGGACAAGAAGGGGCGTTTGGTGGGGTTGTTGACCAGGCACCTGATTATCGAGGCCATGCCCAGCGGGGCCACCACCCTGAGCGTGCACGAGCTGCATTATTTGCTGGAAAAGCTCACCGTCGGCGAGGTGATGCAAAAGGATCCGCTCACCGTGGGCCCCGACGACTTGGTGCAAAACGTGATCCTCCTGGGCCACCAGAAGGGCATCGGCGCCTTCCCGGTGGTCGAGGGCGACAAGCTGATGGGCATAGTCACCGAAAGCGAGATTTTTAACGCGGTGATGGGCCTCATCGCCCCGCGGGAAGGCACCAGCTTGATCGTGCTGCAAGACGTGCAGCTGAGCAAGGAGGTGGGAGCCACCAGCCGCATCGCCTCGGTGATCGAAAAGCGCGGCGTGCCGGTGGAGGCCATCTTCACCATGCCCCACCGCACCAGGGCGGGCAACAACGTATATATTAGGGCCCGCACCCCCCACGCGGCCAACTTGATGGCCGATCTGGACGCGGCGGGCTTCAGGGTGGTGCCCATCCCGGCCTAG
- a CDS encoding cytochrome ubiquinol oxidase subunit I codes for MEVLILSRLQFAAATFFHFLFVPLTLGLSILVAIMETKWVRSGDEEYKRMAKFWGKLFLINFGLGLVTGITLEFQFGTNWSRYSAYVGDIFGSLLAIEATAAFFLESTFIAVWIFGWERISPKLHCVAIWLVAFAGTLSAYWILAANAWMQHPVGYVMRNGRAELANFFDVITQRFAVIEFVHTVSGAYILAGFFVMGISAYHLLRKREVSFFTKSFRIALVFALVFSLFEVVQGHFNGGEVAEAQPSKLAAMESHWKTQKMAPMYLLQVPNLSGDGNLIEWIPIPGALSILAYGDPHAEVKGLSDFKPEDRPPVFLTFISFRIMVGLGMLFVLLTVWGFLIRKKLLDNPKYLRIMMLAIPLPYIANEAGWMVAEVGRQPWIVWGLMRTSDAVSPVDPTQVAVSLIAFILFYGLLGVVAFWLMARFAKKGPEPLPAAQG; via the coding sequence ATGGAGGTCTTGATCCTCTCTCGGTTGCAGTTCGCCGCAGCCACGTTCTTTCACTTCCTGTTCGTTCCCCTGACCCTGGGTCTCTCCATCCTGGTGGCCATCATGGAAACCAAGTGGGTGAGAAGCGGTGACGAGGAATACAAACGCATGGCCAAGTTCTGGGGCAAGTTGTTTCTCATCAACTTCGGCCTGGGACTGGTGACCGGCATAACCCTGGAGTTCCAGTTCGGCACCAACTGGTCCCGCTACTCGGCCTATGTGGGGGACATCTTCGGTTCGCTCTTGGCGATCGAGGCCACGGCGGCCTTCTTCCTGGAGAGCACCTTCATCGCGGTGTGGATTTTCGGCTGGGAGCGCATCTCGCCCAAGCTGCACTGCGTGGCCATCTGGCTGGTGGCCTTTGCCGGCACCCTGAGCGCCTATTGGATTCTGGCGGCCAACGCCTGGATGCAGCATCCGGTGGGATACGTCATGCGCAACGGGCGGGCCGAGCTGGCCAACTTTTTCGACGTCATCACCCAGCGCTTCGCGGTGATCGAGTTCGTGCACACCGTGTCCGGGGCCTACATCCTGGCCGGCTTCTTCGTCATGGGCATCAGCGCCTATCATTTGCTTAGAAAGCGCGAGGTCTCCTTTTTCACCAAGAGCTTCCGCATCGCCCTGGTCTTCGCCCTGGTCTTCTCCCTGTTCGAGGTGGTCCAAGGCCACTTCAACGGCGGCGAGGTGGCCGAGGCCCAGCCCAGCAAGCTGGCGGCCATGGAGTCCCACTGGAAGACCCAGAAGATGGCTCCCATGTACCTGTTGCAGGTGCCCAACCTCAGTGGCGACGGCAACCTGATCGAATGGATTCCCATCCCCGGCGCCCTGAGCATCCTGGCCTACGGCGACCCCCATGCGGAGGTCAAGGGCCTGAGCGATTTCAAGCCCGAGGACCGGCCTCCGGTGTTTCTCACCTTCATCTCCTTCCGGATCATGGTGGGCCTGGGCATGCTGTTCGTGCTGCTCACCGTCTGGGGTTTCTTGATTCGCAAGAAGCTTTTGGATAATCCCAAGTACCTTCGCATAATGATGCTGGCCATCCCTCTGCCCTACATCGCCAACGAGGCGGGGTGGATGGTGGCCGAGGTGGGGCGACAACCCTGGATCGTGTGGGGGCTGATGCGCACCAGCGACGCGGTCAGCCCGGTGGATCCCACCCAGGTGGCGGTGAGCCTCATCGCCTTCATATTGTTCTACGGCCTGCTGGGAGTCGTCGCCTTCTGGCTCATGGCCCGTTTCGCCAAAAAGGGTCCCGAGCCCTTGCCGGCGGCCCAGGGTTAG